A genome region from Solanum pennellii chromosome 12, SPENNV200 includes the following:
- the LOC107007071 gene encoding uncharacterized protein LOC107007071, with protein MCPPIKIHNDVGVKVFLDQMRVNLNFFTKYSLCITLKDRELYNEGHGVLITDRINSDVRLSQTNIDLYSNNSICLIGMNLNGVVNDNSEIDNDIICDHSNLFVADNQIYNNKETLKEVMRHVGLVEKFSFRVARCNASNYHLNCISKTCSWMMRTSSLNKSNLFKVRKYIAQHTCSVRERVYGRRQGITDVVAVLIMEKYIDPSTVYTLKDIADDILKLHGVSLTYIQALRAKEKAVKLVCGDPA; from the exons ATGTGTCCACCtattaaaattcataatgatGTTGGGGTAAAGGTTTTTCTAGATCAGATGAGGGTGAACTTGAATTTCTTTACAAAATATTCATTATGCATCACCTTGAAAGATCGTGAGCTGTATAACGAAGGTCATGGAGTTTTAATTACTGATAGAATAAATTCTGATGTTAGATTATCACAGACTAACATTGATTTGTACTCCAACAATTCTATCTGTTTGATCGGAATGAATTTAAACGGAGTTGTCAATGATAATAGTGAAATAgataatgatataatatgtgaCCATTCCAACCTATTTGTAGCTGATAATcagatttataataataaagaaacacTTAAGGAGGTTATGAGGCATGTTGGACTTGTTGAAAAATTCAGTTTTCGTGTTGCGCGTTGTAATGCATCTAA TTATCACCTGAATTGTATTTCTAAAACTTGTTCTTGGATGATGAGGACATCTAGtttgaataaatcaaatttattcaaaGTTAGGAAGTATATTGCTCAGCACACTTGTTCTGTTAGAGAAAGAGTTTATGGCAGACGTCAGGGGATAACTGACGTTGTAGCTGTCTTGATAATGGAGAAGTATATTGATCCATCTACGGTATATACTTTAAAAGATATAGCTGATGATATATTGAAATTGCATGGCGTTTCGTTGACGTACATACAGGCATTGAGAGCTAAAGAAAAAGCAGTAAAGTTGGTGTGCGGAGATCCAGCATAG